The segment GTTCGCGAAGCGATTCACTCAGCGTTTCTGTATCACGCGATCCGTGCGGGCCTGACCATGGGCATCGTCAATGCGGGCCAGCTCGCGGTTTATGATGACCTTCCCGCTGAGCTGCGCGATGCGGTTGAAGACGTGGTGCTTAATCGGCGCAGCGACGGCACCGAGCGACTGCTGGATATTGCCGATAAGTATAAAGGCGACGGTAGCGGTGCGGCCAAGAAAGAGGATCTCGAGTGGCGCAGCTGGCCGGTCAATAAGCGTATTGAACATGCGCTGGTCAAAGGCATTACAGTTTATATCGAGGATGACACCGAGCAGGCCCGCGCCGAAGCCGAGCGCCCTATTGAGGTCATCGAAGGCCCGCTGATGGACGGTATGAACGTGGTCGGCGACCTGTTTGGCGACGGCAAGATGTTCCTGCCCCAGGTCGTTAAGTCCGCCCGGGTCATGAAACAGGCCGTGGCCTACTTGATTCCCTACATCGAGGCCGAGAAGAGCGAAGAGACCAAAGCCAAAGGCAAGATCGTCATGGCCACGGTCAAAGGCGATGTTCACGATATCGGTAAAAATATCGTTGGCGTGGTCTTGCAGTGTAATAACTACGAGGTGATCGATCTCGGTGTCATGGTCGCCGCAGACAAGATCTTGCAGGCCGCCAAAGAGCACAACGCCGATATTATCGGCCTATCTGGTTTGATTACCCCGTCGCTGGATGAAATGGTGCATGTTGCCAAAGAGATGCAGCGCCGCGGGATGGATCTGCCGCTGCTGATTGGCGGTGCCACCACGTCTAAAGCGCATACCGCGGTAAAGATCGAGCCCCAGTATGAGCATCCGGTGATTTATGTTACCGACGCGTCCCGCGCCGTTGGCGTAGCGGGCAAATTATTGACGCCTGCCTTGAAAACACCTTACGTCGCCGAGATTCGTGAAGAGTACGAAAAAGTTCGCGAGCGTAATGCCAAGCGTCGTCCCAAAGCGGCGGACCTGGATTACACCCAGGCACGCAAGCGGCGCTTCCGTACCGACTGGAGCGTCCACACCCCCGCCGAGCCCAATATGCTGGGGCTAAAAACCTTCGACGACTACGACCTCGAAGAATTGATCGAGCGCATCGACTGGACGCCCTTCTTCATGAGTTGGCAGCTAGCGGGTAAATACCCCAAGATTCTCGACGACAAGGTCGTCGGCGAAGCCGCCCGTAACCTGTTTGAAGACGCCAAAGTCATGCTGCGTAAGCTGGTCGAAGAGAAGCGCGTTCAGGCCCGTGGTGTTATCGGCCTGTGGCCCGCCAACAGCGTGGATGATGACGTGATTGAGGTGTACGCCGATGAATCACGTAGTGAAGTCGTCGAACGTCTCTTTCATATCCGTCAACAGACTACCAAAGGCCGTGACGGTATCTGCTATAGCCTGGCTGATTTTATTGCCCCCAAAGAGAGCGGCAAAGCCGACTGGATTGGCGGCTTTGCGGTCACCACCGGGCACGGTGTTGATGAGCTCTCCAAAGCGTATGAGGCGGCAGGCGACGACTACAATGCGATTATGGTGCAGGCGTTGACGGATCGCCTGGCAGAAGCCTTTGCCGAGCGTATGCATGAACGGGTGCGTAAAGAGTTTTGGGGCTATGTACCGGAGGAAACGCTGGACAACGATGCCTTGATCGCCGAGAAGTATCAGGGTATCCGCCCTGCCCCTGGCTACCCCGCCTGCCCGGATCACACCGAGAAAGCCACGCTATTCCGGCTGCTCAATGCCACCGAAAATACCGGTCTGGCGTTGACCGAAAACTTCGCCATGTGGCCAGCGGCGGCGGTTTCCGGTTGGTACTTTGCGCACCCGCAGTCGAAGTACTTCTCCACCGGTAAGATCACCCGGGATCAGGTCGAGGCCATCGCCGCACGTAAGCAGATGCCCCTTGAGGAAATGGAGCGCTGGCTCTCACCGGTGCTCTCTTACGACCCGAGCTGATCAATGCTGTTTGTCGCTCGCCGTCACGGCAAGGTAATTCGCCTTGCCTTACCCATCATGCTGGGCATGCTGTCGCAGAGCATGCTCAACCTGATCGATGCCGCGCTGGTGGGGCATTTGGGCGAGGTAGCGCTGGCGGGTGTAGGCGTGGGCGGTTACGCGATGTTTATGCTCAGCGCTGTTGTTTTTGGACTCTCCTCCAGCGTGCAATCACAAACCGCCCAGCGTTTGGGCGCCGCCCACACGGATATCGCCCATCCGCTTAACTCAGGGCTGGTGATTGGGCTTGCGGTTGCCCTGCCACTGTCACTCTGGGCTTGGTGGCAAGCGCCGCTGCTGATTGGTTTGATTAGTCAAGCCGACGACGTTCAAAGCGTCGCCGTCGACTATTTCCGTTGGCGGGTGGTGTCACTGATCGCCATTGCGCTAACGCTCTGCTTTCGTGGCTACTGGAACGGTCGCCAGCAAACGCATCTCTACTTGCGTATCATCGTGGCAGTTCATTTGATTAATGTGGCAGTCAGCGCGGGGTTAATCTATGGATTTGCCGGACTACCCAAAATGGGCGCGAGCGGCGCGGGGGCTGGCACTACACTATCGCTGTTTATTGGCTTGATTGTATGGTGCTGGGTGAGCACAAAAAGCGCTTCTATCGAGCATTTTTTGAAACATCTGCCACGCATAGCAACTCTGCGCACTACCCTAGTACTCGCCGCCCCCCACTCTTTGCAGCAGTTTTTATTTGCAGCAGGTTATGCGGTACTCATTTGGCTGCTTAGCCAACTAGGCACCGCCAGTGTCGCAGTTGGCCATGTGCTGATTAATCTGTCACTGCTGCTGATTTTGCCTGGGGTGGGCATCGGCGTCGCTGCGATGAGTTTAGTGGGTGAAGCATTAGGTCGGGATGCTCAGAACGAAGCCCACCGCTGGGGGTTGGATGCGCTGCGGGTCGCGTGGCTACTGTTGATTGTGCTGGCGCTGCCTATGCTAGTGATGCCTGAACAGGTGCTCGGGATTTTTTTCAGCAGCAGAGAGCTAGTCGAGCTGGGAAAACTCCCGCTACAGCTAACCGGCGTGATGATTGTGTTGGATGCTGCCGCTTTAGTGCTGGCCCAGGCCTTAATGGGTGCGGGTGCCCAGCGCACGGTGATGATACTAACCCTGGGGATGCAGTGGCTGCTTTTTTTACCCTTGGCTTGGTGGGTAGGAATCGGTTTAGACCAGGGCTTATTAGGCATCTGGCTTATGCAATTGCTCTACCGATTGATAAACTCGGCCGGATTTTTATGGGTATGGCAGCGCCGCCAGTGGCTGGCCCCGGCTTTCTAACCAACTGCTTAGCCCATAGCTGTGTTCTAAATAGCTTTTAGAGATAAAAAGATAATTATATATTCTTTTGTAGAATATGACGCCCGCGTTAAGGTGACGCTACATTAACGTCCGTCTCAACGTGACCATTTCGCTTTTTAGCAGGATCGTGCCACATGTACCGTTATGATATTCACGACCAAACCCTGGTTGATGAGCGTGTCGCTCAGTTTCGCGACCAAATGGAACGCTACCGTGCCGGGCGTTTGGGAGAAGAAGAGTTCCGCCCCTTACGTTTGCAGAACGGCCTCTATATTCAACGCCATGCGCCGATGCTGCGTATTGCGATTCCTTACGGCATGCTGGCGGGTAACCAGTTGCGTGCCCTGGCTGAGATTACCCGGCGCTATGACCGCGGCTACGGCCACTTTACCACCCGGCAAAATTTGCAGCTGAACTGGCCTGCCCTTGAAGATGTGCCGGATATCTTGGCAGATCTCGCCAAAGTGCAAATGCACGCGATTCAAACCAGTGGTAACTGCATTCGTAACACCACCAGCGACCAGTTTGCCGGCATCGCTAACGATGAAGTGGAAGATCCACGCCCATGGTGTGAATTAATCCGCCAATGGTCGACTCTGCACCCAGAATTTGCCTATTTACCGCGCAAATTTAAAATCGCGGTCAGCGGTGCTGCCCAAGACCGTGCGGCGATTCAAGTGCACGATATTGGCCTGCGCCTATGGCACAACGCCGACGGCGAGCTGCGTGTTAAAGTGCTAGCCGGTGGCGGCCTTGGCCGTACGCCGATGATTGCCGACGTAGTACGTGAAGACCTGCCCTGGCAGCATCTGCTTACCTACCTGGAAGCCTGTGTAAGGGTTTACAACCAGTTTGGTCGGCGGGATAACAAGTTCAAGGCGCGGATTAAAATCCTTGTTAAAGCCCTGGGCATTGAGGAATTCCGTCGCCGGGTGGATGAAGAGTGGGCGCACTTGAAAGACGGCCCACAAACGCTTAACCAAGCCGCCGTCGATGCAGCCAAAGTCCACTTCCCCGAGCCTGATCGTCGTCCGGTAGCAGATAGCGCTAACGATGATTTTGATCGTTTACGCACTGAAAACCGCAGTTTTGCGCGTTTTGTTACCAACAATGTGACCGATCACAGAGTGCCCGGCTACAAGGCCGTAACGCTGTCACTGAAACGCCGTGAGCATGCCCCTGGTGATGTCACCGCTGACCAAATGGAAGCCGTCGCGGATTTAGCCGACCGCTACAGCTTTGGTGAAGTGCGCGTCACCCACGAGCAGAACCTGGTGCTTTCAGACGTGCCGGTCGATGAGCTGGAAGCGCTGTGGAAAGAGCTTGAAGCTTTGGGTATGGCGAACCCCACCGTGGGCACGCTCAATGACATTATCTGCTGCCCTGGCGGCGACTACTGCAGCCTAGCCAATGCGGTCTCTATTCCCATTGCCCAGGCGCTGCAGGAACGCTTTGAAGATCTAGATTTCTTGTATGACCTTGGCCCACTGGATCTGAATATCTCCGGCTGCATGAATGCCTGTGGCCACCACCACGTAGGGCATATCGGCATCTTGGGCGTAGATAAAAAAGGCGAAGAGTACTACCAGATATCGATTGGCGGTAACTCAACCGACGACGCCTCTCTGGGCAAGATTCTGGGCCCGTCGTTTTTCCGCGAAGACGTACCCAACGTGGTCGAAAAAGTACTTGAGGTTTACGTGTCACAGCGTCACGAAGACGAGCGTTTCTTAGACACTTACCGCCGTATTGGTCTAAAACCCTTTAAGGAGCGTGTCTATGCCTAATAAAGCCATGCCTAATGAGACGCCGGTTGAACAGGTGCCTGTCCATGTCGATCATTTGATTGTCAATGGCGAGCTTGCGGCAGAGAACGCTTGGTGCGTCTCCTACGATGAAGAGACGCTACCGGAACAGCGCCCGGCGTTTGTACCGCTGGCGCTGTGGCAGGCCAATCAGGAAGACGCTGAGCTGGCGCCGCTTCTGACCAGCGATACTGCGCTTAATACAGAGCTTGCGGCGGAAGTAAGCAAAGCGACGGCGATTGCCGTCGACTTCCCCGCCTTTACCGATGGCCGTGGCTACACCATCGCCCGTCTGCTACGCGAGCGCTACGGCTATAGCGGCGAAGTCCGCGCGGTGGGTGATGTGCTTGTAGATCAGTTGGAGTATATGCGCCGCTGTGGTTTTACCGCCATGGCCTTGCGAGATGACCAGCATCCTGAGGATGCCCTACGCGCATTAAGCTTTATCAGCGTTCGCTATCAACCCGACGTTGAAGAGCGTCAGGCGCTGTTTGAACGACGCTTAAGTGCAGATAAGTAGCCACAGAGCGTGAGTCTTAAAAGCACAAAGGGGCAGCTTCGGCTGCCCTATTTATTGGTGAACAGCTTAAGTTTTAAACCGTTAACCCCGCCGCTTTTGCTGACGCTCGCGGTTATTGGCTTTGGCGCGATCGCTTTTGCGTAGCATCACCCATGTCGCGCCCAAGCCTCCTTCAGAAGGCTGTGCGGAGACGTATGCCTGCACTTCCTCAAACTGGCTGAGCCACTTGGCAAGGTACGAACGCAGTACGTTGGCGGGGCTATCAATCTCACGCCCGCGGCCATGCACGATCATTACCGAGCGTAAATCTTGAGCATAGGCTTCTTGAATAAAAGGGAACAACATGCGACGGCACTCAGTTAATGGACGCCTAAGCAAGTGGAGCTGCGCCTGTACGCTATAGCCACCGTGCTTTAATTTATCGACAACGCCCTGCTGAATGCCCTCGCGGCGATACTCCATGGGATCAAAAGGGGGAAGCAGATCGACAAAGTCGTCGGATAGAAAGTTGCGCGCGCCCATCTCTTCCTCTGCCCACTCCCGCCGAGCCAATTGGGATTCAGAGGGTTTTTTGCGATTAGCGCCTGGGTCAGCACGATTTCTCGGTGGCAGCGGTTTCACATCACCTACGAGAGCACGAAAATCCATCTCATCACGAAGTGGCTGATTCATTGCTGGCTCCTACGGCAGGGTCTAATGGGCACCTATTTTATATATATGCTTTACACACATAGCCTAGCAAACACGTGTAGTTTGCTTAAGCTGATTCTGTAAGTCGATAACATAGAACTTGTCATCGCCTAGCT is part of the Halomonas alkaliantarctica genome and harbors:
- a CDS encoding nitrite/sulfite reductase; its protein translation is MYRYDIHDQTLVDERVAQFRDQMERYRAGRLGEEEFRPLRLQNGLYIQRHAPMLRIAIPYGMLAGNQLRALAEITRRYDRGYGHFTTRQNLQLNWPALEDVPDILADLAKVQMHAIQTSGNCIRNTTSDQFAGIANDEVEDPRPWCELIRQWSTLHPEFAYLPRKFKIAVSGAAQDRAAIQVHDIGLRLWHNADGELRVKVLAGGGLGRTPMIADVVREDLPWQHLLTYLEACVRVYNQFGRRDNKFKARIKILVKALGIEEFRRRVDEEWAHLKDGPQTLNQAAVDAAKVHFPEPDRRPVADSANDDFDRLRTENRSFARFVTNNVTDHRVPGYKAVTLSLKRREHAPGDVTADQMEAVADLADRYSFGEVRVTHEQNLVLSDVPVDELEALWKELEALGMANPTVGTLNDIICCPGGDYCSLANAVSIPIAQALQERFEDLDFLYDLGPLDLNISGCMNACGHHHVGHIGILGVDKKGEEYYQISIGGNSTDDASLGKILGPSFFREDVPNVVEKVLEVYVSQRHEDERFLDTYRRIGLKPFKERVYA
- a CDS encoding DUF934 domain-containing protein, with translation MPNKAMPNETPVEQVPVHVDHLIVNGELAAENAWCVSYDEETLPEQRPAFVPLALWQANQEDAELAPLLTSDTALNTELAAEVSKATAIAVDFPAFTDGRGYTIARLLRERYGYSGEVRAVGDVLVDQLEYMRRCGFTAMALRDDQHPEDALRALSFISVRYQPDVEERQALFERRLSADK
- the smrA gene encoding DNA endonuclease SmrA, which translates into the protein MNQPLRDEMDFRALVGDVKPLPPRNRADPGANRKKPSESQLARREWAEEEMGARNFLSDDFVDLLPPFDPMEYRREGIQQGVVDKLKHGGYSVQAQLHLLRRPLTECRRMLFPFIQEAYAQDLRSVMIVHGRGREIDSPANVLRSYLAKWLSQFEEVQAYVSAQPSEGGLGATWVMLRKSDRAKANNRERQQKRRG
- a CDS encoding MATE family efflux transporter gives rise to the protein MLFVARRHGKVIRLALPIMLGMLSQSMLNLIDAALVGHLGEVALAGVGVGGYAMFMLSAVVFGLSSSVQSQTAQRLGAAHTDIAHPLNSGLVIGLAVALPLSLWAWWQAPLLIGLISQADDVQSVAVDYFRWRVVSLIAIALTLCFRGYWNGRQQTHLYLRIIVAVHLINVAVSAGLIYGFAGLPKMGASGAGAGTTLSLFIGLIVWCWVSTKSASIEHFLKHLPRIATLRTTLVLAAPHSLQQFLFAAGYAVLIWLLSQLGTASVAVGHVLINLSLLLILPGVGIGVAAMSLVGEALGRDAQNEAHRWGLDALRVAWLLLIVLALPMLVMPEQVLGIFFSSRELVELGKLPLQLTGVMIVLDAAALVLAQALMGAGAQRTVMILTLGMQWLLFLPLAWWVGIGLDQGLLGIWLMQLLYRLINSAGFLWVWQRRQWLAPAF
- the metH gene encoding methionine synthase, producing MADSALIATLTQRLAQRILILDGGMGTMLQNAQLSEEDFRGERFSDWPSDLKGNNDLLALTCPDVVTRIHRDYLEAGADIIETNTFNSTQLSQSDYGMESLVVELNRESARLAREVCDAVAAETGVPRYVAGVLGPTSRTASLSPDVNDPAKRNVTFDELRENYYEAAEALIAGGADLIMIETIFDTLNAKAAIYALEELFDDRGERLPVMISGTITDASGRTLSGQTTEAFWNSVRHAQPLSVGLNCALGAEELRPYLEELSTKADTFVSAHPNAGLPNEFGEYDQTPEEMSEIVSEFAASGLVNIIGGCCGSTPEHIRAIADSVRDMAPRVIPERSRACRLSGLEPFNIEADSLFVNVGERTNVTGSARFKRLIVEEDFTTALEVALEQVESGAQVIDINMDEGMLESKEAMERFLNLIAGEPDIARVPIMIDSSKWEIIEAGLKCVQGKAVVNSISLKEGEAAFREQATKCRRFGAAIVVMAFDEEGQADTFARKTEICQRAYRLLVDEIGFPAEDIIFDPNIFAIATGIEEHNNYAVDFIEATQWIRDNLPHAMISGGVSNVSFSFRGNNPVREAIHSAFLYHAIRAGLTMGIVNAGQLAVYDDLPAELRDAVEDVVLNRRSDGTERLLDIADKYKGDGSGAAKKEDLEWRSWPVNKRIEHALVKGITVYIEDDTEQARAEAERPIEVIEGPLMDGMNVVGDLFGDGKMFLPQVVKSARVMKQAVAYLIPYIEAEKSEETKAKGKIVMATVKGDVHDIGKNIVGVVLQCNNYEVIDLGVMVAADKILQAAKEHNADIIGLSGLITPSLDEMVHVAKEMQRRGMDLPLLIGGATTSKAHTAVKIEPQYEHPVIYVTDASRAVGVAGKLLTPALKTPYVAEIREEYEKVRERNAKRRPKAADLDYTQARKRRFRTDWSVHTPAEPNMLGLKTFDDYDLEELIERIDWTPFFMSWQLAGKYPKILDDKVVGEAARNLFEDAKVMLRKLVEEKRVQARGVIGLWPANSVDDDVIEVYADESRSEVVERLFHIRQQTTKGRDGICYSLADFIAPKESGKADWIGGFAVTTGHGVDELSKAYEAAGDDYNAIMVQALTDRLAEAFAERMHERVRKEFWGYVPEETLDNDALIAEKYQGIRPAPGYPACPDHTEKATLFRLLNATENTGLALTENFAMWPAAAVSGWYFAHPQSKYFSTGKITRDQVEAIAARKQMPLEEMERWLSPVLSYDPS